One segment of Eriocheir sinensis breed Jianghai 21 chromosome 69, ASM2467909v1, whole genome shotgun sequence DNA contains the following:
- the LOC126988359 gene encoding uncharacterized protein LOC126988359 isoform X5, with translation MVQKSVLSGSRYRRVCFIRFTVHKSVFYQVHGTDECVLSGSWYRRVCFIRFMVQKSVFYQVHGTEECVLSGSWYRRVCFIRFMVQKSVFYQVHGTEECFIRFTVQKSVLSGSWYRRVFYQVHGTEECVLSGSWYRRVCFIRFMVQKSVFYQVHGTEECVLSGSWYRRVCFIRFTVQKSVFYQVHGTEECVLSGSRYRRVCFIRFMVQKSVLSGSWYRRVCFIRFMVQKKGQTTTRVIRLALEMPLTTPTKEMFACQPCRRTGHINNSGEGNVEDLCKLNLSCLLLPTTQPTAEDPGWWLWLSGRKRRLRARSRLRGCWLLDGLWLQGYTAKETQGLVRPLTDSGAGLSNWTLWRERKELKEKL, from the exons atggtacagaagagtgttttatcag gttcacggtacagaagagtgtgttttatcaggttcacggtacataagagtgtgttttatcaggttcatggtacagatgagtgtgttttatcaggttcatggtacagaagagtgtgttttatcaggttcatggtacagaagagtgtgttttatcaggttcatggtacagaagagtgtgttttatcaggttcatggtacagaagagtgtgttttatcaggttcatggtacagaagagtgtgttttatcaggttcatggtacagaagagtgttttatcaggttcacggtacagaagagtgttttatcaggttcatggtacagaagagtgttttatcaggttcatggtacagaagagtgtgttttatcaggttcatggtacagaagagtgtgttttatcaggttcatggtacagaagagtgtgttttatcaggttcatggtacagaagagtgtgttttatcaggttcatggtacagaagagtgtgttttattaggttcacggttcagaagagtgtgttttatcaggttcatggtacagaagagtgtgttttatcaggttcacggtacagaagagtgtgttttatcaggttcatggtacagaagagtgttttatcaggttcatggtacagaagagtgtgttttatcag gttcatggtacagaagaagggtcagactaccaccagggtcattagactagccctggaaatgcccctcacAACTCCCACAAAAGAAATGTTTGCATGCCAGCCCTGCCGCCGAACAGGACACATAAACAACAGCGGTGAGGGAAATGTAGAAGACTTATGCAAGTTGAACCTCTCCTGCTTGCTGCTTCCCACAACACAACCTACTGCTGAGGATCCGGGTTGGTGGCTATGgttaagtggaaggaagaggcggtTGCGGGCACGGTCAAGGCTGCGAGGGTGTTGGTTGCTTGATGGTTTATGGTTGCAAggttatacagcaaaggagacacagGGTTTGGTTCGCCCGCTGACAGACTCGGGTGCAGGACTGTCAAACTGGACCctctggagagaaaggaaagaattaaaagaaaaattgtaa
- the LOC126988359 gene encoding uncharacterized protein LOC126988359 isoform X2: MVQRKCQTTTRVIEVPLDISQTPRKALGDERVVSSTSHIKSVLSGSWYRRVCFIRFMVQKSVCYQVHGTEECFIRFTVQKSVLSGSWCRRVCFIRFMVQKSVLSGSWYRRVFYQVHGTEECVLSGSRYRRVCFIRFMVQKSVFYQVHGTEECVLSGSRYRRVCFIRFMVQKSVFYQVHGTEECVLSGSRYRRVFYQVHGIEECVLSGSRYRRVCFIRFMVQKSVFYQVHGTEDCFIRFMVQKSVFYQVHGTEECVLSGSWYRRVCFIRFMVQKSVFYQVHGTEECVLSGSRYRRVFYQVHGIEECVLSGSRFRIVCFIRFMVQKSVFYQVHGTEECVLSGSWYRRVFYQVHGTEECVLSGSWYRRVCFIRFTVQKSVLSGSWYRRVFYQVHGTEECVLSGSRYIRVCFIRFMVQMSVFYQVHGTEECVLSGSWYRRVCFIRFMVQKSVFYQVHGTEECVLSGSWYRRVCFIRFMVQKSVLSGSRYRRVFYQVHGTEECFIRFMVQKSVFYQVHGTEECVLSGSWYRRVCFIRFMVQKSVFYQVHGTEECVLLGSRFRRVCFIRFMVQKSVFYQVHGTEECVLSGSWYRRVFYQVHGTEECVLSGSWYRRVCFIRFMVQKSVFYQVHGTEEGSDYHQGH, translated from the exons atggtgcagaggaagtgtcagactaccaccagggtcattgaagtaCCCCTGGATATctcccaaactcctaggaaagccttgggtGACGAAAGGGTAGtctcttccacctctcatatcaagagtgttttatcaggttcatggtacagaagagtgtgttttatcaggttcatggtacagaagagtgtgtgttatcaggttcacggtacagaagagtgttttatcaggttcacggtacagaagagtgttttatcaggttcatggtgcagaagagtgtgttttatcaggttcatggtacagaagagtgttttatcaggttcatggtacagaagagtgttttatcaggttcacggtacagaagagtgtgttttatcaggttcacggtacagaagagtgtgttttatcag gttcatggtacagaagagtgtgttttatcaggttcatggtacagaagagtgtgttttatcaggttcacggtacagaagagtgtgttttatcaggttcatggtacagaagagtgtgttttatcaggttcatggtacagaagagtgtgttttatcaggttcacggtacagaagagtgttttatcaggttcatggtatagaagagtgtgttttatcaggttcacggtacagaagagtgtgttttatcaggttcatggtacagaagagtgtgttttatcaggttcacggtacagaagactgttttatcaggttcatggtacagaagagtgtgttttatcaggttcatggtacagaagagtgtgttttatcaggttcatggtaccgaagagtgtgttttatcaggttcatggtacagaagagtgtgttttatcaggttcatggtaccgaagagtgtgttttatcaggttcacggtacagaagagtgttttatcaggttcatggtatagaagagtgtgttttatcaggttcacggttcagaatagtgtgttttatcaggttcatggtacagaagagtgtgttttatcaggttcacggtacagaagagtgtgttttatcag gttcatggtacagaagagtgttttatcaggttcacggtacagaagagtgtgttttatcaggttcatggtacagaagagtgtgttttatcag gttcacggtacagaagagtgttttatcaggttcatggtacagaagagtgttttatcag gttcacggtacagaagagtgtgttttatcaggttcacggtacataagagtgtgttttatcaggttcatggtacagatgagtgtgttttatcaggttcatggtacagaagagtgtgttttatcaggttcatggtacagaagagtgtgttttatcaggttcatggtacagaagagtgtgttttatcaggttcatggtacagaagagtgtgttttatcaggttcatggtacagaagagtgtgttttatcaggttcatggtacagaagagtgttttatcaggttcacggtacagaagagtgttttatcaggttcatggtacagaagagtgttttatcaggttcatggtacagaagagtgtgttttatcaggttcatggtacagaagagtgtgttttatcaggttcatggtacagaagagtgtgttttatcaggttcatggtacagaagagtgtgttttatcaggttcatggtacagaagagtgtgttttattaggttcacggttcagaagagtgtgttttatcaggttcatggtacagaagagtgtgttttatcaggttcacggtacagaagagtgtgttttatcaggttcatggtacagaagagtgttttatcaggttcatggtacagaagagtgtgttttatcaggttcatggtacagaagagtgtgttttatcaggttcatggtacagaagagtgtgttttatcaggttcatggtacagaagaagggtcagactaccaccagggtcattag
- the LOC126988359 gene encoding uncharacterized protein LOC126988359 isoform X6: MVQKSVLSGSRYRRVFYQVHGTEECVLSGSWYRRVCFIRFTVQKSVFYQVHGTEECVLSGSCYRRVCFIRFMVQKSVLSGSWYRRVFYQVHGTEECVLSGSRYIRVCFIRFMVQMSVFYQVHGTEECVLSGSWYRRVCFIRFMVQKSVFYQVHGTEECVLSGSWYRRVCFIRFMVQKSVLSGSRYRRVFYQVHGTEECFIRFMVQKSVFYQVHGTEECVLSGSWYRRVCFIRFMVQKSVFYQVHGTEECVLLGSRFRRVCFIRFMVQKSVFYQVHGTEECVLSGSWYRRVFYQVHGTEECVLSGSWYRRVCFIRFMVQKSVFYQVHGTEEGSDYHQGH, encoded by the exons atggtacagaagagtgttttatcaggttcacggtacagaagagtgttttatcaggttcacggtacagaagagtgtgtgttatcaggttcatggtacagaagagtgtgttttatcaggttcacggttcagaagagtgtgttttatcaggttcacggtacagaagagtgtgttttatcaggttcatgttacagaagagtgtgttttatcaggttcatggtacagaagagtgttttatcag gttcatggtacagaagagtgttttatcaggttcacggtacagaagagtgtgttttatcaggttcacggtacataagagtgtgttttatcaggttcatggtacagatgagtgtgttttatcaggttcatggtacagaagagtgtgttttatcaggttcatggtacagaagagtgtgttttatcaggttcatggtacagaagagtgtgttttatcaggttcatggtacagaagagtgtgttttatcaggttcatggtacagaagagtgtgttttatcaggttcatggtacagaagagtgttttatcaggttcacggtacagaagagtgttttatcaggttcatggtacagaagagtgttttatcaggttcatggtacagaagagtgtgttttatcaggttcatggtacagaagagtgtgttttatcaggttcatggtacagaagagtgtgttttatcaggttcatggtacagaagagtgtgttttatcaggttcatggtacagaagagtgtgttttattaggttcacggttcagaagagtgtgttttatcaggttcatggtacagaagagtgtgttttatcaggttcacggtacagaagagtgtgttttatcaggttcatggtacagaagagtgttttatcaggttcatggtacagaagagtgtgttttatcaggttcatggtacagaagagtgtgttttatcaggttcatggtacagaagagtgtgttttatcaggttcatggtacagaagaagggtcagactaccaccagggtcattag
- the LOC126988359 gene encoding uncharacterized protein LOC126988359 isoform X4: protein MVQRKCQTTTRVIEVPLDISQTPRKALGDERVVSSTSHIKSVLSGSWYRRVCFIRFMVQKSVCYQVHGTEECFIRFTVQKSVLSGSWCRRVCFIRFMVQKSVLSGSWYRRVFYQVHGTEECVLSGSRYRRVCFIRFMVQKSVFYQVHGTEECVLSGSWYRRVFYQVHGTEECVLSGSWYRRVCFIRFTVQKSVLSGSWYRRVFYQVHGTEECVLSGSRYIRVCFIRFMVQMSVFYQVHGTEECVLSGSWYRRVCFIRFMVQKSVFYQVHGTEECVLSGSWYRRVCFIRFMVQKSVLSGSRYRRVFYQVHGTEECFIRFMVQKSVFYQVHGTEECVLSGSWYRRVCFIRFMVQKSVFYQVHGTEECVLLGSRFRRVCFIRFMVQKSVFYQVHGTEECVLSGSWYRRVFYQVHGTEECVLSGSWYRRVCFIRFMVQKSVFYQVHGTEEGSDYHQGH, encoded by the exons atggtgcagaggaagtgtcagactaccaccagggtcattgaagtaCCCCTGGATATctcccaaactcctaggaaagccttgggtGACGAAAGGGTAGtctcttccacctctcatatcaagagtgttttatcaggttcatggtacagaagagtgtgttttatcaggttcatggtacagaagagtgtgtgttatcaggttcacggtacagaagagtgttttatcaggttcacggtacagaagagtgttttatcaggttcatggtgcagaagagtgtgttttatcaggttcatggtacagaagagtgttttatcaggttcatggtacagaagagtgttttatcaggttcacggtacagaagagtgtgttttatcaggttcacggtacagaagagtgtgttttatcag gttcatggtacagaagagtgtgttttatcaggttcacggtacagaagagtgtgttttatcag gttcatggtacagaagagtgttttatcaggttcacggtacagaagagtgtgttttatcaggttcatggtacagaagagtgtgttttatcag gttcacggtacagaagagtgttttatcaggttcatggtacagaagagtgttttatcag gttcacggtacagaagagtgtgttttatcaggttcacggtacataagagtgtgttttatcaggttcatggtacagatgagtgtgttttatcaggttcatggtacagaagagtgtgttttatcaggttcatggtacagaagagtgtgttttatcaggttcatggtacagaagagtgtgttttatcaggttcatggtacagaagagtgtgttttatcaggttcatggtacagaagagtgtgttttatcaggttcatggtacagaagagtgttttatcaggttcacggtacagaagagtgttttatcaggttcatggtacagaagagtgttttatcaggttcatggtacagaagagtgtgttttatcaggttcatggtacagaagagtgtgttttatcaggttcatggtacagaagagtgtgttttatcaggttcatggtacagaagagtgtgttttatcaggttcatggtacagaagagtgtgttttattaggttcacggttcagaagagtgtgttttatcaggttcatggtacagaagagtgtgttttatcaggttcacggtacagaagagtgtgttttatcaggttcatggtacagaagagtgttttatcaggttcatggtacagaagagtgtgttttatcaggttcatggtacagaagagtgtgttttatcaggttcatggtacagaagagtgtgttttatcaggttcatggtacagaagaagggtcagactaccaccagggtcattag
- the LOC126988359 gene encoding uncharacterized protein LOC126988359 isoform X3, whose product MVQKSVFYQVHGTEECVLSGSRYRRVFYQVHGTEECFIRFMVQKSVFYQVHGTEECFIRFMVQKSVLSGSRYRRVCFIRFTVQKSVFYQVHGTEECVLSGSRYRRVCFIRFMVQKSVFYQVHGTEECVLSGSRYRRVFYQVHGIEECVLSGSRYRRVCFIRFMVQKSVFYQVHGTEDCFIRFMVQKSVFYQVHGTEECVLSGSWYRRVCFIRFMVQKSVFYQVHGTEECVLSGSRYRRVFYQVHGIEECVLSGSRFRIVCFIRFMVQKSVFYQVHGTEECVLSGSWYRRVFYQVHGTEECVLSGSWYRRVCFIRFTVQKSVLSGSWYRRVFYQVHGTEECVLSGSRYIRVCFIRFMVQMSVFYQVHGTEECVLSGSWYRRVCFIRFMVQKSVFYQVHGTEECVLSGSWYRRVCFIRFMVQKSVLSGSRYRRVFYQVHGTEECFIRFMVQKSVFYQVHGTEECVLSGSWYRRVCFIRFMVQKSVFYQVHGTEECVLLGSRFRRVCFIRFMVQKSVFYQVHGTEECVLSGSWYRRVFYQVHGTEECVLSGSWYRRVCFIRFMVQKSVFYQVHGTEEGSDYHQGH is encoded by the exons atggtacagaagagtgtgttttatcaggttcatggtacagaagagtgtgtgttatcaggttcacggtacagaagagtgttttatcaggttcacggtacagaagagtgttttatcaggttcatggtgcagaagagtgtgttttatcaggttcatggtacagaagagtgttttatcaggttcatggtacagaagagtgttttatcaggttcacggtacagaagagtgtgttttatcaggttcacggtacagaagagtgtgttttatcag gttcatggtacagaagagtgtgttttatcaggttcacggtacagaagagtgtgttttatcaggttcatggtacagaagagtgtgttttatcaggttcatggtacagaagagtgtgttttatcaggttcacggtacagaagagtgttttatcaggttcatggtatagaagagtgtgttttatcaggttcacggtacagaagagtgtgttttatcaggttcatggtacagaagagtgtgttttatcaggttcacggtacagaagactgttttatcaggttcatggtacagaagagtgtgttttatcaggttcatggtacagaagagtgtgttttatcaggttcatggtaccgaagagtgtgttttatcaggttcatggtacagaagagtgtgttttatcaggttcatggtaccgaagagtgtgttttatcaggttcacggtacagaagagtgttttatcaggttcatggtatagaagagtgtgttttatcaggttcacggttcagaatagtgtgttttatcaggttcatggtacagaagagtgtgttttatcaggttcacggtacagaagagtgtgttttatcag gttcatggtacagaagagtgttttatcaggttcacggtacagaagagtgtgttttatcaggttcatggtacagaagagtgtgttttatcag gttcacggtacagaagagtgttttatcaggttcatggtacagaagagtgttttatcag gttcacggtacagaagagtgtgttttatcaggttcacggtacataagagtgtgttttatcaggttcatggtacagatgagtgtgttttatcaggttcatggtacagaagagtgtgttttatcaggttcatggtacagaagagtgtgttttatcaggttcatggtacagaagagtgtgttttatcaggttcatggtacagaagagtgtgttttatcaggttcatggtacagaagagtgtgttttatcaggttcatggtacagaagagtgttttatcaggttcacggtacagaagagtgttttatcaggttcatggtacagaagagtgttttatcaggttcatggtacagaagagtgtgttttatcaggttcatggtacagaagagtgtgttttatcaggttcatggtacagaagagtgtgttttatcaggttcatggtacagaagagtgtgttttatcaggttcatggtacagaagagtgtgttttattaggttcacggttcagaagagtgtgttttatcaggttcatggtacagaagagtgtgttttatcaggttcacggtacagaagagtgtgttttatcaggttcatggtacagaagagtgttttatcaggttcatggtacagaagagtgtgttttatcaggttcatggtacagaagagtgtgttttatcaggttcatggtacagaagagtgtgttttatcaggttcatggtacagaagaagggtcagactaccaccagggtcattag
- the LOC126988359 gene encoding uncharacterized protein LOC126988359 isoform X7, with product MVQKSVFYQVHGTEECVLSGSWYRRVFYQVHGTEECVLSGSWYRRVCFIRFTVQKSVLSGSWYRRVFYQVHGTEECVLSGSRYIRVCFIRFMVQMSVFYQVHGTEECVLSGSWYRRVCFIRFMVQKSVFYQVHGTEECVLSGSWYRRVCFIRFMVQKSVLSGSRYRRVFYQVHGTEECFIRFMVQKSVFYQVHGTEECVLSGSWYRRVCFIRFMVQKSVFYQVHGTEECVLLGSRFRRVCFIRFMVQKSVFYQVHGTEECVLSGSWYRRVFYQVHGTEECVLSGSWYRRVCFIRFMVQKSVFYQVHGTEEGSDYHQGH from the exons atggtacagaagagtgtgttttatcaggttcacggtacagaagagtgtgttttatcag gttcatggtacagaagagtgttttatcaggttcacggtacagaagagtgtgttttatcaggttcatggtacagaagagtgtgttttatcag gttcacggtacagaagagtgttttatcaggttcatggtacagaagagtgttttatcag gttcacggtacagaagagtgtgttttatcaggttcacggtacataagagtgtgttttatcaggttcatggtacagatgagtgtgttttatcaggttcatggtacagaagagtgtgttttatcaggttcatggtacagaagagtgtgttttatcaggttcatggtacagaagagtgtgttttatcaggttcatggtacagaagagtgtgttttatcaggttcatggtacagaagagtgtgttttatcaggttcatggtacagaagagtgttttatcaggttcacggtacagaagagtgttttatcaggttcatggtacagaagagtgttttatcaggttcatggtacagaagagtgtgttttatcaggttcatggtacagaagagtgtgttttatcaggttcatggtacagaagagtgtgttttatcaggttcatggtacagaagagtgtgttttatcaggttcatggtacagaagagtgtgttttattaggttcacggttcagaagagtgtgttttatcaggttcatggtacagaagagtgtgttttatcaggttcacggtacagaagagtgtgttttatcaggttcatggtacagaagagtgttttatcaggttcatggtacagaagagtgtgttttatcaggttcatggtacagaagagtgtgttttatcaggttcatggtacagaagagtgtgttttatcaggttcatggtacagaagaagggtcagactaccaccagggtcattag
- the LOC126988359 gene encoding uncharacterized protein LOC126988359 isoform X1: MVQRKCQTTTRVIEVPLDISQTPRKALGDERVVSSTSHIKSVLSGSWYRRVCFIRFMVQKSVCYQVHGTEECFIRFTVQKSVLSGSWCRRVCFIRFMVQKSVLSGSWYRRVFYQVHGTEECVLSGSRYRRVCFIRFMVQKSVLSGSRYRRVCFIRFMVQKSVFYQVHGTEECVLSGSRYRRVCFIRFMVQKSVFYQVHGTEECVLSGSRYRRVFYQVHGIEECVLSGSRYRRVCFIRFMVQKSVFYQVHGTEDCFIRFMVQKSVFYQVHGTEECVLSGSWYRRVCFIRFMVQKSVFYQVHGTEECVLSGSRYRRVFYQVHGIEECVLSGSRFRIVCFIRFMVQKSVFYQVHGTEECVLSGSWYRRVFYQVHGTEECVLSGSWYRRVCFIRFTVQKSVLSGSWYRRVFYQVHGTEECVLSGSRYIRVCFIRFMVQMSVFYQVHGTEECVLSGSWYRRVCFIRFMVQKSVFYQVHGTEECVLSGSWYRRVCFIRFMVQKSVLSGSRYRRVFYQVHGTEECFIRFMVQKSVFYQVHGTEECVLSGSWYRRVCFIRFMVQKSVFYQVHGTEECVLLGSRFRRVCFIRFMVQKSVFYQVHGTEECVLSGSWYRRVFYQVHGTEECVLSGSWYRRVCFIRFMVQKSVFYQVHGTEEGSDYHQGH, translated from the exons atggtgcagaggaagtgtcagactaccaccagggtcattgaagtaCCCCTGGATATctcccaaactcctaggaaagccttgggtGACGAAAGGGTAGtctcttccacctctcatatcaagagtgttttatcaggttcatggtacagaagagtgtgttttatcaggttcatggtacagaagagtgtgtgttatcaggttcacggtacagaagagtgttttatcaggttcacggtacagaagagtgttttatcaggttcatggtgcagaagagtgtgttttatcaggttcatggtacagaagagtgttttatcaggttcatggtacagaagagtgttttatcaggttcacggtacagaagagtgtgttttatcaggttcacggtacagaagagtgtgttttatcaggttcatggtacagaagagtgttttatcaggttcacggtacagaagagtgtgttttatcaggttcatggtacagaagagtgtgttttatcaggttcatggtacagaagagtgtgttttatcaggttcacggtacagaagagtgtgttttatcaggttcatggtacagaagagtgtgttttatcaggttcatggtacagaagagtgtgttttatcaggttcacggtacagaagagtgttttatcaggttcatggtatagaagagtgtgttttatcaggttcacggtacagaagagtgtgttttatcaggttcatggtacagaagagtgtgttttatcaggttcacggtacagaagactgttttatcaggttcatggtacagaagagtgtgttttatcaggttcatggtacagaagagtgtgttttatcaggttcatggtaccgaagagtgtgttttatcaggttcatggtacagaagagtgtgttttatcaggttcatggtaccgaagagtgtgttttatcaggttcacggtacagaagagtgttttatcaggttcatggtatagaagagtgtgttttatcaggttcacggttcagaatagtgtgttttatcaggttcatggtacagaagagtgtgttttatcaggttcacggtacagaagagtgtgttttatcag gttcatggtacagaagagtgttttatcaggttcacggtacagaagagtgtgttttatcaggttcatggtacagaagagtgtgttttatcag gttcacggtacagaagagtgttttatcaggttcatggtacagaagagtgttttatcag gttcacggtacagaagagtgtgttttatcaggttcacggtacataagagtgtgttttatcaggttcatggtacagatgagtgtgttttatcaggttcatggtacagaagagtgtgttttatcaggttcatggtacagaagagtgtgttttatcaggttcatggtacagaagagtgtgttttatcaggttcatggtacagaagagtgtgttttatcaggttcatggtacagaagagtgtgttttatcaggttcatggtacagaagagtgttttatcaggttcacggtacagaagagtgttttatcaggttcatggtacagaagagtgttttatcaggttcatggtacagaagagtgtgttttatcaggttcatggtacagaagagtgtgttttatcaggttcatggtacagaagagtgtgttttatcaggttcatggtacagaagagtgtgttttatcaggttcatggtacagaagagtgtgttttattaggttcacggttcagaagagtgtgttttatcaggttcatggtacagaagagtgtgttttatcaggttcacggtacagaagagtgtgttttatcaggttcatggtacagaagagtgttttatcaggttcatggtacagaagagtgtgttttatcaggttcatggtacagaagagtgtgttttatcaggttcatggtacagaagagtgtgttttatcaggttcatggtacagaagaagggtcagactaccaccagggtcattag